The following are from one region of the Periophthalmus magnuspinnatus isolate fPerMag1 chromosome 5, fPerMag1.2.pri, whole genome shotgun sequence genome:
- the prxl2b gene encoding prostamide/prostaglandin F synthase — MANIDLARIGNNTLKSETGETVELKSLWNDQPVVLFFLRRFGCQICRWMASEISKLEPDLKASGVSLVGVGPEEFGLQEFKEGGFFKGAIFVDEKKKCYKDLGFKRYTALSVVPAALGKKVRDISSKANAAGIQGNFSGDLLQSGGMLIVNKGGEKVLLHFIQDSPGDMLPLEEISKAVGISATVQAGQKPVCNDDVCTR; from the exons ATGGCTAACATTGACCTCGCAAGGATCGGAAACAACACGTTGAAGAGCGAGACGGGGGAG ACAGTGGAGCTGAAGTCTCTATGGAACGACCAACCAGTGGTGCTGTTCTTCCTTCGTAGGTTCGGTTGCCAGATTTGCCGGTGGATGGCATCAGAAATCAGCAAGTTAGAGCCAGATTTGAAGGCCAGTGGTGTATCTCTGGTTGGGGTTGGTCCAGAAGAGTTTGGGCTACAAGAGTTTAAAGAAGGAGGCTTTTTTAAAGGAG CTATTTTTGTGGATGAGAAGAAAAAATGCTACAAGGACCTTGGCTTTAAAAG ATACACTGCTCTCAGTGTTGTTCCTGCTGCTCTGGGGAAGAAAGTACGAGACATTTCCTCAAAG GCAAATGCAGCAGGAATTCAAGGAAACTTCTCCGGAGACCTTCTTCAAAGTGGAGGCATGCTAATTGTGAATAAAG GTGGAGAGAAAGTCCTACTGCACTTCATCCAGGACTCTCCTGGAGACATGCTTCCTCTGGAGGAGATCTCAAAGGCTGTGGGGATCTCAGCCACAGTGCAGGCCGGACAGAAACCTGTG